From Myxocyprinus asiaticus isolate MX2 ecotype Aquarium Trade chromosome 10, UBuf_Myxa_2, whole genome shotgun sequence, the proteins below share one genomic window:
- the lrrfip1a gene encoding leucine-rich repeat flightless-interacting protein 1 isoform X16, which produces MGSQGPGRKRTPSKNGLTAEEDALNIIAREAEARLAAKRAARAEAREIRMKELERQQKEVDDRLERDYLEKGSSRASTLSGATLTSLGGTSSRRGSGDTSITVDTEASIREIKEIHELKDQIQDVEAKHMQNLKELKDALLEVEEKFRKAMVSNAQLDNEKTNLIYEVDTLKDSLIGLEEMLFETRRELEDKSKDLEREKHAHSILQFQFTELKETLKQSEELLTKHGIVLGPDLATNGETGEQAGEADQNSQTSSAEIREGSSVLGTHQLELSKDQHQKDLDKEVQLSSHVPFSSTKTSLKATLRDKMNQGVGQSENRPEVSPTPVGEDVLTAARPIEEIKVEESILEDSGCKIVELECNVHTDAHMGTDQQDGIMPVDLSQAVKEETPVESISSPIPDKDQTDEAELDNKSKEEPVESFQTEKLPQTQGASVSNKKRKKKKKGKQKQSKKQESDKQVDDKNVKVLSENPNQKMESDQEGNHKELLGNYVSQTTMNSKVPADSHDDKRTDETDCVKIPSTNLNADDARDTFQSVTDEADSGKSSKTISDFDCPESRTSTGVLSDAQSKSSITNLTTIIDEQTEDSTIPGQEVVILSSEIDSSEKKDLLSHTLSSKPMNAVGECVEPPESISNSENIEDYLSIEVKEVKSDLDRDAVEQEARLQNIDPDGTTFHDDHDASALNLSLSSVLKKAENEAEIQIQEQATEPIDQELEIHLQDSIQVDQKDIKTQQDDLVEENLIISNVFDRENVKYTAITDTLVQHIGEEAEEEERLLQNQEKHEACMSGEDETNQESLESGASDQKLELEKCEEDEKDKLFLDQIIPEAQLSRDDLASKESVETEAFEEPNLEKDEDDEKERSLQDEVKPEAQLSGEDEANQESVESGASDQKPKLEKCEEYEKDKLFQGQVIPEAQMSGKDPASQESVESEAFGELNLEKDEEDEKERSSKNQVMLDTQLAGEDDDIVVESDAFAQELKEENEEEDEGESFDFDDMDLEASSDLLPKNSLDQPNMDVTLLKENVHVPSQEFQSDVIEDRTQDDCGPLELAAQVPKPKEHMDDGLAIENLQTTTEVEGCLPEDSQVNKEEVRPSHQQHESPENKEFTVEKHLQSAEDIRHNEGVNLISEMGTRDVGQEIIHNESKISGEQEVERETTVSNKEDDRKESKKSSKKGKGKGKEECKMS; this is translated from the exons GTTGATGACCGGTTAGAGCGAGACTACTTGGAAAAG ggCTCTTCACGTGCATCAACTTTATCTGGCGCCACTCTTACCTCTTTGGGTGGGACGTCTTCACGGAGAGGAAGTGGAGATACATCCATCACTGTTGACACAGAAGCCTCTATACGGGAAATCAAG GAGATTCATGAGCTTAAGGATCAGATTCAAGACGTGGAGGCAAAGCACATGCAGAACCTCAAAGAGCTCAAG GATGCCCTGTTGGAAGTAGAGGAAAAGTTCCGGAAGGCCATGGTGTCCAACGCACAGCTGGATAATGAGAAGACCAATCTGATTTATGAAGTGGACACTTTGAAAGACTCTTTGATTGGACTGGAggagatgctctttgaaacacgCCGTGAGCTTGAGGACAAGAGTAAG GACCTAGAACGAGAGAAGCATGCCCACAGTATACTGCAATTTCAGTTCACTGAATTGAAAGAGACATTGAAACAAAGTGAAGAACTTCTAACT AAACATGGTATTGTCCTTGGACCTGATCTGGCCACCAATGGAGAAACAGGGGAACAAGCAGGAGAGGCTGATCAGAATTCTCAAACGTCATCTGCTGAAATCAGAGAAGGGAGTAGCGTACTTG GCACTCATCAGTTGGAGCTGAGTAAAGACCAGCACCAAAAAGATTTGGATAAGGAGGTGCAGCTGTCTTCACATGTCCCATTCAGTTCTACAAAGACATCTTTAAAGGCAACCCTTAGGGACAAAATGAATCAGGGTGTAGGGCAGTCTGAGAATAGACCTGAAGTATCTCCAACTCCTGTTGGTGAAGACGTGCTCACTGCAGCAAGACCCATTGAAGAGATCAAAGTAGAGGAGTCCATACTGGAAGATTCAGGTTGTAAAATAGTGGAATTAGAGTGTAATGTTCACACTGATGCACACATGGGCACAGATCAACAAGATGGCATAATGCCTGTCGATCTTAGTCAGGCAGTCAAAGAAGAAACTCCTGTAGAGTCCATCTCTAGTCCAATCCCAGATAAAGATCAAACTGATGAGGCAGAGCTTGATAATAAAAGCAAAGAAGAGCCTGTGGAATCGTTTCAAACTGAGAAACTTCCACAAACCCAAGGTGCCAGTGTTTCAAAtaaaaagaggaaaaagaaaaagaaaggcaagcaaaaacaaagcaaaaagcaAGAGAGTGACAAACAGGTGGATGACAAGAATGTAAAAGTCTTGAGTGAGAATCCAAACCAAAAGATGGAAAGTGATCAAGAGGGTAACCACAAGGAACTCTTAGGGAATTATGTATCCCAAACAACAATGAATTCAAAAGTCCCAGCTGATTCACATGATGATAAAAGAACTGATGAAACAGACTGTGTTAAAATACCAAGCACAAATTTAAATGCTGATGATGCTAGAGACACATTTCAGTCAGTTACGGATGAGGCTGATTCAGGAAAAAGTTCTAAAACCATCTCAGATTTTGATTGCCCTGAATCTAGAACAAGCACTGGTGTTCTTTCAGATGCTCAGTCTAAAAGCAGTATAACTAACCTCACAACTATTATTGATGAACAAACCGAGGACTCAACAATTCCTGGCCAAGAGGTTGTAATCCTCTCCAGTGAGATTGATTCTTCAGAAAAAAAGGATTTACTGTCTCATACACTTTCTTCTAAGCCCATGAATGCTGTTGGCGAGTGTGTGGAACCCCCCGAGTCTATCAGCAACTCTGAAAACATTGAGGATTATTTGTCAATAGAAGTTAAGGAAGTGAAGAGTGATCTGGACCGTGATGCAGTAGAACAGGAGGCAAGGCTCCAAAATATTGATCCAGATGGGACCACTTTTCATGATGATCATGATGCCTCTGCTCTAAATCTTTCATTGTCCTCTGTGCTAAAGAAGGCAGAAAATGAAGCTGAAATACAAATACAGGAACAAGCAACAGAGCCCATTGATCAGGAGTTGGAAATTCATCTTCAGGACAGTATTCAAGTGGACCAGAAAGACATTAAGACACAACAAGATGATCTAGTTGAAGAAAATCTAATAATATCTAATGTGTTCGATAGAGaaaatgttaaatacactgctATAACTGATACCCTTGTTCAACACATTGGAGAAGAAGCTGAGGAGGAGGAAAGGTTACTCCAAAATCAGGAAAAACATGAAGCCTGCATGTCTGGCGAGGATGAGACAAATCAGGAATCATTAGAATCAGGAGCCTCTGACCAAAAACTCGAGCTAGAAAAATGTGAGGAGGATGAAAAGGACAAATTATTCCTAGATCAGATTATACCTGAGGCTCAACTGTCCAGAGATGATCTGGCCAGTAAGGAATCAGTAGAGACAGAAGCCTTTGAAGAACCCAATCTTGAAAAAGATGAGGATGATGAAAAAGAAAGATCACTCCAAGATGAGGTTAAACCTGAGGCTCAGCTGTCTGGAGAGGATGAAGCCAATCAGGAATCAGTAGAGTCAGGAGCCTCTGACCAAAAACCCAAGCTAGAAAAATGTGAGGAGTATGAAAAGGATAAATTATTCCAAGGTCAGGTTATACCTGAGGCTCAAATGTCTGGAAAGGATCCGGCCAGTCAGGAATCAGTAGAGTCAGAAGCCTTTGGAGAACTCAATCTAGAAAAAGATGAGGAAGATGAGAAAGAAAGATCATCCAAAAATCAAGTTATGCTTGATACGCAACTGGCAGGAGAAGATGACGACATCGTGGTAGAGTCAGATGCGTTTGCTCAAGAACTCAAGGAAGAAAATGAGGAGGAAGACGAAGGAGAATCATTTGATTTTGATGACATGGATCTTGAAGCATCATCAGATTTACTTCCTAAAAACAGTCTAGATCAACCAAATATGGATGTTACACTgttaaaagaaaatgtacatgTTCCAAGCCAGGAATTCCAAAGCGATGTCATTGAGGACCGGACACAAGATGATTGTGGACCTCTGGAACTTGCAGCTCAGGTACCAAAACCAAAGGAGCATATGGATGATGGACTTGCCATAGAAAACCTACAAACAACAACAGAGGTAGAAGGATGTTTACCAGAGGACAGCCAGGTCAACAAGGAAGAAGTTAGACCTAGTCATCAGCAACATGAGTCACCTGAAAATAAAGAATTCACAGTTGAGAAGCATCTACAATCAGCAGAAGATATAAGACACAATGAGGGAGTTAATCTTATCTCAGAGATGGGGACAAGAGATGTTGGCCAAGAGATCATTCACAATGAATCAAAGATTTCAGGAGAGCAGGAGGTTGAGAGGGAAACAACAGTGAGCAACAAGGAAGATGATAGAAAGGAATCTAAAAAAAGTAGCAAGAAAGGGAAGGGTAAAGggaaagaagaatgtaaaatgtcttaA
- the lrrfip1a gene encoding probable serine/threonine-protein kinase kinX isoform X12, whose product MGSQGPGRKRTPSKNGLTAEEDALNIIAREAEARLAAKRAARAEAREIRMKELERQQKEVSDDEERMSVGSRSNVRVDDRLERDYLEKGSSRASTLSGATLTSLGGTSSRRGSGDTSITVDTEASIREIKEIHELKDQIQDVEAKHMQNLKELKDALLEVEEKFRKAMVSNAQLDNEKTNLIYEVDTLKDSLIGLEEMLFETRRELEDKSKDLEREKHAHSILQFQFTELKETLKQSEELLTEIRQLRLKQDGFVREISDLQETVEWKNKKIGALERQKEFSDAIRNERDELRDEVVQLKDILKKHGIVLGPDLATNGETGEQAGEADQNSQTSSAEIREGSSVLGTHQLELSKDQHQKDLDKEVQLSSHVPFSSTKTSLKATLRDKMNQGVGQSENRPEVSPTPVGEDVLTAARPIEEIKVEESILEDSGCKIVELECNVHTDAHMGTDQQDGIMPVDLSQAVKEETPVESISSPIPDKDQTDEAELDNKSKEEPVESFQTEKLPQTQGASVSNKKRKKKKKGKQKQSKKQESDKQVDDKNVKVLSENPNQKMESDQEGNHKELLGNYVSQTTMNSKVPADSHDDKRTDETDCVKIPSTNLNADDARDTFQSVTDEADSGKSSKTISDFDCPESRTSTGVLSDAQSKSSITNLTTIIDEQTEDSTIPGQEVVILSSEIDSSEKKDLLSHTLSSKPMNAVGECVEPPESISNSENIEDYLSIEVKEVKSDLDRDAVEQEARLQNIDPDGTTFHDDHDASALNLSLSSVLKKAENEAEIQIQEQATEPIDQELEIHLQDSIQVDQKDIKTQQDDLVEENLIISNVFDRENVKYTAITDTLVQHIGEEAEEEERLLQNQEKHEACMSGEDETNQESLESGASDQKLELEKCEEDEKDKLFLDQIIPEAQLSRDDLASKESVETEAFEEPNLEKDEDDEKERSLQDEVKPEAQLSGEDEANQESVESGASDQKPKLEKCEEYEKDKLFQGQVIPEAQMSGKDPASQESVESEAFGELNLEKDEEDEKERSSKNQVMLDTQLAGEDDDIVVESDAFAQELKEENEEEDEGESFDFDDMDLEASSDLLPKNSLDQPNMDVTLLKENVHVPSQEFQSDVIEDRTQDDCGPLELAAQVPKPKEHMDDGLAIENLQTTTEVEGCLPEDSQVNKEEVRPSHQQHESPENKEFTVEKHLQSAEDIRHNEGVNLISEMGTRDVGQEIIHNESKISGEQEVERETTVSNKEDDRKESKKSSKKGKGKGKEECKMS is encoded by the exons GTTGATGACCGGTTAGAGCGAGACTACTTGGAAAAG ggCTCTTCACGTGCATCAACTTTATCTGGCGCCACTCTTACCTCTTTGGGTGGGACGTCTTCACGGAGAGGAAGTGGAGATACATCCATCACTGTTGACACAGAAGCCTCTATACGGGAAATCAAG GAGATTCATGAGCTTAAGGATCAGATTCAAGACGTGGAGGCAAAGCACATGCAGAACCTCAAAGAGCTCAAG GATGCCCTGTTGGAAGTAGAGGAAAAGTTCCGGAAGGCCATGGTGTCCAACGCACAGCTGGATAATGAGAAGACCAATCTGATTTATGAAGTGGACACTTTGAAAGACTCTTTGATTGGACTGGAggagatgctctttgaaacacgCCGTGAGCTTGAGGACAAGAGTAAG GACCTAGAACGAGAGAAGCATGCCCACAGTATACTGCAATTTCAGTTCACTGAATTGAAAGAGACATTGAAACAAAGTGAAGAACTTCTAACT GAGATCCGTCAGTTACGACTCAAGCAGGATGGCTTTGTTAGGGAGATTTCTGACCTCCAGGAAACAGTTgaatggaagaataaaaaaattgGG GCATTAGAGAGGCAGAAGGAATTTTCTGATGCCATTCGAAATGAAAGGGATGAGCTCAGAGATGAGGTTGTTCAGctcaaagatattttgaag AAACATGGTATTGTCCTTGGACCTGATCTGGCCACCAATGGAGAAACAGGGGAACAAGCAGGAGAGGCTGATCAGAATTCTCAAACGTCATCTGCTGAAATCAGAGAAGGGAGTAGCGTACTTG GCACTCATCAGTTGGAGCTGAGTAAAGACCAGCACCAAAAAGATTTGGATAAGGAGGTGCAGCTGTCTTCACATGTCCCATTCAGTTCTACAAAGACATCTTTAAAGGCAACCCTTAGGGACAAAATGAATCAGGGTGTAGGGCAGTCTGAGAATAGACCTGAAGTATCTCCAACTCCTGTTGGTGAAGACGTGCTCACTGCAGCAAGACCCATTGAAGAGATCAAAGTAGAGGAGTCCATACTGGAAGATTCAGGTTGTAAAATAGTGGAATTAGAGTGTAATGTTCACACTGATGCACACATGGGCACAGATCAACAAGATGGCATAATGCCTGTCGATCTTAGTCAGGCAGTCAAAGAAGAAACTCCTGTAGAGTCCATCTCTAGTCCAATCCCAGATAAAGATCAAACTGATGAGGCAGAGCTTGATAATAAAAGCAAAGAAGAGCCTGTGGAATCGTTTCAAACTGAGAAACTTCCACAAACCCAAGGTGCCAGTGTTTCAAAtaaaaagaggaaaaagaaaaagaaaggcaagcaaaaacaaagcaaaaagcaAGAGAGTGACAAACAGGTGGATGACAAGAATGTAAAAGTCTTGAGTGAGAATCCAAACCAAAAGATGGAAAGTGATCAAGAGGGTAACCACAAGGAACTCTTAGGGAATTATGTATCCCAAACAACAATGAATTCAAAAGTCCCAGCTGATTCACATGATGATAAAAGAACTGATGAAACAGACTGTGTTAAAATACCAAGCACAAATTTAAATGCTGATGATGCTAGAGACACATTTCAGTCAGTTACGGATGAGGCTGATTCAGGAAAAAGTTCTAAAACCATCTCAGATTTTGATTGCCCTGAATCTAGAACAAGCACTGGTGTTCTTTCAGATGCTCAGTCTAAAAGCAGTATAACTAACCTCACAACTATTATTGATGAACAAACCGAGGACTCAACAATTCCTGGCCAAGAGGTTGTAATCCTCTCCAGTGAGATTGATTCTTCAGAAAAAAAGGATTTACTGTCTCATACACTTTCTTCTAAGCCCATGAATGCTGTTGGCGAGTGTGTGGAACCCCCCGAGTCTATCAGCAACTCTGAAAACATTGAGGATTATTTGTCAATAGAAGTTAAGGAAGTGAAGAGTGATCTGGACCGTGATGCAGTAGAACAGGAGGCAAGGCTCCAAAATATTGATCCAGATGGGACCACTTTTCATGATGATCATGATGCCTCTGCTCTAAATCTTTCATTGTCCTCTGTGCTAAAGAAGGCAGAAAATGAAGCTGAAATACAAATACAGGAACAAGCAACAGAGCCCATTGATCAGGAGTTGGAAATTCATCTTCAGGACAGTATTCAAGTGGACCAGAAAGACATTAAGACACAACAAGATGATCTAGTTGAAGAAAATCTAATAATATCTAATGTGTTCGATAGAGaaaatgttaaatacactgctATAACTGATACCCTTGTTCAACACATTGGAGAAGAAGCTGAGGAGGAGGAAAGGTTACTCCAAAATCAGGAAAAACATGAAGCCTGCATGTCTGGCGAGGATGAGACAAATCAGGAATCATTAGAATCAGGAGCCTCTGACCAAAAACTCGAGCTAGAAAAATGTGAGGAGGATGAAAAGGACAAATTATTCCTAGATCAGATTATACCTGAGGCTCAACTGTCCAGAGATGATCTGGCCAGTAAGGAATCAGTAGAGACAGAAGCCTTTGAAGAACCCAATCTTGAAAAAGATGAGGATGATGAAAAAGAAAGATCACTCCAAGATGAGGTTAAACCTGAGGCTCAGCTGTCTGGAGAGGATGAAGCCAATCAGGAATCAGTAGAGTCAGGAGCCTCTGACCAAAAACCCAAGCTAGAAAAATGTGAGGAGTATGAAAAGGATAAATTATTCCAAGGTCAGGTTATACCTGAGGCTCAAATGTCTGGAAAGGATCCGGCCAGTCAGGAATCAGTAGAGTCAGAAGCCTTTGGAGAACTCAATCTAGAAAAAGATGAGGAAGATGAGAAAGAAAGATCATCCAAAAATCAAGTTATGCTTGATACGCAACTGGCAGGAGAAGATGACGACATCGTGGTAGAGTCAGATGCGTTTGCTCAAGAACTCAAGGAAGAAAATGAGGAGGAAGACGAAGGAGAATCATTTGATTTTGATGACATGGATCTTGAAGCATCATCAGATTTACTTCCTAAAAACAGTCTAGATCAACCAAATATGGATGTTACACTgttaaaagaaaatgtacatgTTCCAAGCCAGGAATTCCAAAGCGATGTCATTGAGGACCGGACACAAGATGATTGTGGACCTCTGGAACTTGCAGCTCAGGTACCAAAACCAAAGGAGCATATGGATGATGGACTTGCCATAGAAAACCTACAAACAACAACAGAGGTAGAAGGATGTTTACCAGAGGACAGCCAGGTCAACAAGGAAGAAGTTAGACCTAGTCATCAGCAACATGAGTCACCTGAAAATAAAGAATTCACAGTTGAGAAGCATCTACAATCAGCAGAAGATATAAGACACAATGAGGGAGTTAATCTTATCTCAGAGATGGGGACAAGAGATGTTGGCCAAGAGATCATTCACAATGAATCAAAGATTTCAGGAGAGCAGGAGGTTGAGAGGGAAACAACAGTGAGCAACAAGGAAGATGATAGAAAGGAATCTAAAAAAAGTAGCAAGAAAGGGAAGGGTAAAGggaaagaagaatgtaaaatgtcttaA
- the lrrfip1a gene encoding leucine-rich repeat flightless-interacting protein 1 isoform X13 → MGSQGPGRKRTPSKNGLTAEEDALNIIAREAEARLAAKRAARAEAREIRMKELERQQKEVDDRLERDYLEKGSSRASTLSGATLTSLGGTSSRRGSGDTSITVDTEASIREIKEIHELKDQIQDVEAKHMQNLKELKDALLEVEEKFRKAMVSNAQLDNEKTNLIYEVDTLKDSLIGLEEMLFETRRELEDKSKDLEREKHAHSILQFQFTELKETLKQSEELLTEIRQLRLKQDGFVREISDLQETVEWKNKKIGALERQKEFSDAIRNERDELRDEVVQLKDILKKHGIVLGPDLATNGETGEQAGEADQNSQTSSAEIREGSSVLGTHQLELSKDQHQKDLDKEVQLSSHVPFSSTKTSLKATLRDKMNQGVGQSENRPEVSPTPVGEDVLTAARPIEEIKVEESILEDSGCKIVELECNVHTDAHMGTDQQDGIMPVDLSQAVKEETPVESISSPIPDKDQTDEAELDNKSKEEPVESFQTEKLPQTQGASVSNKKRKKKKKGKQKQSKKQESDKQVDDKNVKVLSENPNQKMESDQEGNHKELLGNYVSQTTMNSKVPADSHDDKRTDETDCVKIPSTNLNADDARDTFQSVTDEADSGKSSKTISDFDCPESRTSTGVLSDAQSKSSITNLTTIIDEQTEDSTIPGQEVVILSSEIDSSEKKDLLSHTLSSKPMNAVGECVEPPESISNSENIEDYLSIEVKEVKSDLDRDAVEQEARLQNIDPDGTTFHDDHDASALNLSLSSVLKKAENEAEIQIQEQATEPIDQELEIHLQDSIQVDQKDIKTQQDDLVEENLIISNVFDRENVKYTAITDTLVQHIGEEAEEEERLLQNQEKHEACMSGEDETNQESLESGASDQKLELEKCEEDEKDKLFLDQIIPEAQLSRDDLASKESVETEAFEEPNLEKDEDDEKERSLQDEVKPEAQLSGEDEANQESVESGASDQKPKLEKCEEYEKDKLFQGQVIPEAQMSGKDPASQESVESEAFGELNLEKDEEDEKERSSKNQVMLDTQLAGEDDDIVVESDAFAQELKEENEEEDEGESFDFDDMDLEASSDLLPKNSLDQPNMDVTLLKENVHVPSQEFQSDVIEDRTQDDCGPLELAAQVPKPKEHMDDGLAIENLQTTTEVEGCLPEDSQVNKEEVRPSHQQHESPENKEFTVEKHLQSAEDIRHNEGVNLISEMGTRDVGQEIIHNESKISGEQEVERETTVSNKEDDRKESKKSSKKGKGKGKEECKMS, encoded by the exons GTTGATGACCGGTTAGAGCGAGACTACTTGGAAAAG ggCTCTTCACGTGCATCAACTTTATCTGGCGCCACTCTTACCTCTTTGGGTGGGACGTCTTCACGGAGAGGAAGTGGAGATACATCCATCACTGTTGACACAGAAGCCTCTATACGGGAAATCAAG GAGATTCATGAGCTTAAGGATCAGATTCAAGACGTGGAGGCAAAGCACATGCAGAACCTCAAAGAGCTCAAG GATGCCCTGTTGGAAGTAGAGGAAAAGTTCCGGAAGGCCATGGTGTCCAACGCACAGCTGGATAATGAGAAGACCAATCTGATTTATGAAGTGGACACTTTGAAAGACTCTTTGATTGGACTGGAggagatgctctttgaaacacgCCGTGAGCTTGAGGACAAGAGTAAG GACCTAGAACGAGAGAAGCATGCCCACAGTATACTGCAATTTCAGTTCACTGAATTGAAAGAGACATTGAAACAAAGTGAAGAACTTCTAACT GAGATCCGTCAGTTACGACTCAAGCAGGATGGCTTTGTTAGGGAGATTTCTGACCTCCAGGAAACAGTTgaatggaagaataaaaaaattgGG GCATTAGAGAGGCAGAAGGAATTTTCTGATGCCATTCGAAATGAAAGGGATGAGCTCAGAGATGAGGTTGTTCAGctcaaagatattttgaag AAACATGGTATTGTCCTTGGACCTGATCTGGCCACCAATGGAGAAACAGGGGAACAAGCAGGAGAGGCTGATCAGAATTCTCAAACGTCATCTGCTGAAATCAGAGAAGGGAGTAGCGTACTTG GCACTCATCAGTTGGAGCTGAGTAAAGACCAGCACCAAAAAGATTTGGATAAGGAGGTGCAGCTGTCTTCACATGTCCCATTCAGTTCTACAAAGACATCTTTAAAGGCAACCCTTAGGGACAAAATGAATCAGGGTGTAGGGCAGTCTGAGAATAGACCTGAAGTATCTCCAACTCCTGTTGGTGAAGACGTGCTCACTGCAGCAAGACCCATTGAAGAGATCAAAGTAGAGGAGTCCATACTGGAAGATTCAGGTTGTAAAATAGTGGAATTAGAGTGTAATGTTCACACTGATGCACACATGGGCACAGATCAACAAGATGGCATAATGCCTGTCGATCTTAGTCAGGCAGTCAAAGAAGAAACTCCTGTAGAGTCCATCTCTAGTCCAATCCCAGATAAAGATCAAACTGATGAGGCAGAGCTTGATAATAAAAGCAAAGAAGAGCCTGTGGAATCGTTTCAAACTGAGAAACTTCCACAAACCCAAGGTGCCAGTGTTTCAAAtaaaaagaggaaaaagaaaaagaaaggcaagcaaaaacaaagcaaaaagcaAGAGAGTGACAAACAGGTGGATGACAAGAATGTAAAAGTCTTGAGTGAGAATCCAAACCAAAAGATGGAAAGTGATCAAGAGGGTAACCACAAGGAACTCTTAGGGAATTATGTATCCCAAACAACAATGAATTCAAAAGTCCCAGCTGATTCACATGATGATAAAAGAACTGATGAAACAGACTGTGTTAAAATACCAAGCACAAATTTAAATGCTGATGATGCTAGAGACACATTTCAGTCAGTTACGGATGAGGCTGATTCAGGAAAAAGTTCTAAAACCATCTCAGATTTTGATTGCCCTGAATCTAGAACAAGCACTGGTGTTCTTTCAGATGCTCAGTCTAAAAGCAGTATAACTAACCTCACAACTATTATTGATGAACAAACCGAGGACTCAACAATTCCTGGCCAAGAGGTTGTAATCCTCTCCAGTGAGATTGATTCTTCAGAAAAAAAGGATTTACTGTCTCATACACTTTCTTCTAAGCCCATGAATGCTGTTGGCGAGTGTGTGGAACCCCCCGAGTCTATCAGCAACTCTGAAAACATTGAGGATTATTTGTCAATAGAAGTTAAGGAAGTGAAGAGTGATCTGGACCGTGATGCAGTAGAACAGGAGGCAAGGCTCCAAAATATTGATCCAGATGGGACCACTTTTCATGATGATCATGATGCCTCTGCTCTAAATCTTTCATTGTCCTCTGTGCTAAAGAAGGCAGAAAATGAAGCTGAAATACAAATACAGGAACAAGCAACAGAGCCCATTGATCAGGAGTTGGAAATTCATCTTCAGGACAGTATTCAAGTGGACCAGAAAGACATTAAGACACAACAAGATGATCTAGTTGAAGAAAATCTAATAATATCTAATGTGTTCGATAGAGaaaatgttaaatacactgctATAACTGATACCCTTGTTCAACACATTGGAGAAGAAGCTGAGGAGGAGGAAAGGTTACTCCAAAATCAGGAAAAACATGAAGCCTGCATGTCTGGCGAGGATGAGACAAATCAGGAATCATTAGAATCAGGAGCCTCTGACCAAAAACTCGAGCTAGAAAAATGTGAGGAGGATGAAAAGGACAAATTATTCCTAGATCAGATTATACCTGAGGCTCAACTGTCCAGAGATGATCTGGCCAGTAAGGAATCAGTAGAGACAGAAGCCTTTGAAGAACCCAATCTTGAAAAAGATGAGGATGATGAAAAAGAAAGATCACTCCAAGATGAGGTTAAACCTGAGGCTCAGCTGTCTGGAGAGGATGAAGCCAATCAGGAATCAGTAGAGTCAGGAGCCTCTGACCAAAAACCCAAGCTAGAAAAATGTGAGGAGTATGAAAAGGATAAATTATTCCAAGGTCAGGTTATACCTGAGGCTCAAATGTCTGGAAAGGATCCGGCCAGTCAGGAATCAGTAGAGTCAGAAGCCTTTGGAGAACTCAATCTAGAAAAAGATGAGGAAGATGAGAAAGAAAGATCATCCAAAAATCAAGTTATGCTTGATACGCAACTGGCAGGAGAAGATGACGACATCGTGGTAGAGTCAGATGCGTTTGCTCAAGAACTCAAGGAAGAAAATGAGGAGGAAGACGAAGGAGAATCATTTGATTTTGATGACATGGATCTTGAAGCATCATCAGATTTACTTCCTAAAAACAGTCTAGATCAACCAAATATGGATGTTACACTgttaaaagaaaatgtacatgTTCCAAGCCAGGAATTCCAAAGCGATGTCATTGAGGACCGGACACAAGATGATTGTGGACCTCTGGAACTTGCAGCTCAGGTACCAAAACCAAAGGAGCATATGGATGATGGACTTGCCATAGAAAACCTACAAACAACAACAGAGGTAGAAGGATGTTTACCAGAGGACAGCCAGGTCAACAAGGAAGAAGTTAGACCTAGTCATCAGCAACATGAGTCACCTGAAAATAAAGAATTCACAGTTGAGAAGCATCTACAATCAGCAGAAGATATAAGACACAATGAGGGAGTTAATCTTATCTCAGAGATGGGGACAAGAGATGTTGGCCAAGAGATCATTCACAATGAATCAAAGATTTCAGGAGAGCAGGAGGTTGAGAGGGAAACAACAGTGAGCAACAAGGAAGATGATAGAAAGGAATCTAAAAAAAGTAGCAAGAAAGGGAAGGGTAAAGggaaagaagaatgtaaaatgtcttaA